One region of Maledivibacter sp. genomic DNA includes:
- a CDS encoding N-acetylmuramoyl-L-alanine amidase, with protein MKIIETKLKFESKLKKLNSPSMIIIHHATHSSATVSDIHRWHLENGWSGFGYHFLVTKDGRIYRDRPENAMGAHCKGYNTSSLGVCMQENYDVEKVSEIQFEALIGLCQYLFDKYRISTIKYHRGLKANGYPGLNLSLGQVRSKVFCNIDTYTVKPGDTLCSIAESFNLTVDELIQLNNLKSN; from the coding sequence ATGAAAATCATAGAGACAAAATTAAAATTTGAAAGCAAACTTAAAAAACTTAATAGTCCTTCTATGATAATAATTCATCATGCTACACATAGTAGTGCTACTGTATCAGATATACATAGGTGGCATCTTGAAAATGGATGGAGTGGATTTGGATATCATTTTTTAGTAACTAAGGATGGTAGAATCTACAGGGATAGGCCTGAAAATGCTATGGGGGCACATTGTAAAGGCTACAATACTAGTTCTCTTGGTGTATGTATGCAGGAGAACTATGACGTAGAAAAAGTATCTGAGATTCAATTTGAGGCTCTTATAGGATTATGTCAGTATCTATTTGATAAATACAGGATTAGCACTATAAAGTATCATAGAGGATTAAAGGCTAATGGGTATCCTGGGCTAAACCTTTCTTTAGGGCAGGTTAGGAGCAAGGTTTTTTGTAACATTGATACTTACACTGTTAAGCCAGGAGATACTCTATGTTCTATAGCTGAATCATTTAATTTGACAGTTGATGAACTAATACAATTGAATAATTTGAAAAGTAATTAA